In Chaetodon auriga isolate fChaAug3 chromosome 22, fChaAug3.hap1, whole genome shotgun sequence, the genomic window ggtttttttgttttgtttttttttttgttttcatggagCTGTTTCAGGTGCGTACCTCCAGGAGTCGGTGTgatctgttgtttttgtaatatTTAAAACGTGTAAACTACAGtcagacatgttgctgttgaatTAAAGCCCCAGTCTTGATGTCTGTGATGTACTGCAGCCTCGCCTCGTAAAGCCTGACTGCACAGATTCAAACAGTCGCTTTGCAGCGTTCACTGctctcatttcacttcactgtgCTGAACAAACTGTATTCAGTCTGCTGAATAAAGAATTATTTAGTGATGTCACAGCTGGTGTCTCTGCTGATTGACAGGATGTAGAGTTTTCATggatacacacacgcagggatggaagaagtatttaaAAACTGTCCATTACAGGTGAAGGTCCTGCATTTGAAATcgtaagtaaaagtacctcaacTACAAGAACCACTTTACTACTTTATATACATACAGTTACTAGattagtccagtggttcccaacctatGGGTTGGGCCCCTCTGAAGAGTCACCAGGTGAATCTGAGGGGTCGTCAGATGAATgatgggagaggaaagaagaaaaaaaagctctgatacaCAAATCTGAAGTCAGTATTTTCTACTTTCagctttttgtgaaatattgcagAGTTTAACCTCTTTGGGCCTTAAACAGTTGTTTAAATGAAGTCATGGGAGAAGTTTGGCGGGACCACACTGAGTTAAACTGTAACAGTCACACGTCAGTAACCTTCTGCAGCTGCCTGTCACATAGAACGTGAACATGGCTTCATTTCTAAGAACCACACCTAAAGGGTGGTTTTCTGTGAACAGCTCCTCTGTGAggctctgctgtggctctgagCCGAGCTTTCACGACCACcgaatgtgtgtgtatcatcCACTGTGTCAATAAAGCTACAACAGCAGCccttgttcacacacacacacacacacacagtggctggGAGGAAATTTCAGGTGAATAAATGAGTTGCAGAGAGTATGTTTAGAAATATCTGGCGTCTCCAGAGGAGGAAAATCTGAGAGCTGCTTTAAAACGACCTCACAAAGACTCCTTCTGTTTAGTTTAATCTGTTTGAATTTCGATTAGGTGACATGCGTTAAGATTGGTTTTTGATTTACCTCTTTAATGAACGAGATCAGTGTCACAGCTTAGTTATTTAAAGTTACATTTTACAATTTTGTTAAAATACCCCCATCCAAAACTCAACCACTACCAACATGTATACTGCCACTGCTACTGGTACAAATAATGAGTGGTGGAGGAAATATTCACACCTTCTGTAAAAATAGCTATATAAtaatactccactacaagtacaAGATTGACAATGTCACTTAACTGTACTTACTTAGCTGTAAAAGTATATAAGAATTATTTGCATATATTTCAGATATTAAACTGttgcattattatttttcagCAATTAatattaaagcagcattttaatgttgtagtcAGTCCACATGGAGCTAATTTGAACTATGTTATGTTTGTACTTTAATCCataataatgcatcatattttataaaccCATCATGTGTTCTAAAAATTCCTGTAGAggaacaagaaaaatgaaatactcAAAGTAGAAGCTCCCTGCAACCCCAACACAGATTTCaagtttctcagacacatgatctccaagtCTGATGTAAAACTTTCTCCCCCTGATGTTCATATTAAATCAGTTTAAGCCACAGTCAGAAATACCAGCCACAACCAAGGTGATCAAAATGTCACAGTCAATCGCATCTAACAACATTCTCTGGTCAATAAagacattttgtgttgtttagaACTTGTTggctgcccccaagtggctaAAAAAAGAACCTTCAACTCTCGTCGACGGAGCCTCGCAGACATCCATTACATTAATAGTTGCCGTTAGCATTGCCTGTCAACGTGAAACAATTTCAACGCACCAAAATATAAAATTAcgtacagtttaaataatatTGCAATAATATTGAACCAGGGAGTACAAATTCGCCGATCTTTatcataaaaatataactaagtgcAATTTGATAGTGATATTTTCAATAAGGCATATTTTGTGTGACCAATAACGGAGGGTCCTTTTGCGGTTACACGGAAACCACCGCTAATGACCGATGTTTGTTTTGCTACACTTTGCAGGTaaaccttttcattttccaacaATATTTTCACGAAAATGAGATTCGTTAAGtaaacatttctgaaatatATTATTGGAAGTTTACGCTATGACCACGTTATACACACTAGCTGCCAGTTAAACGCTGCCAaaacatttgtttacatttgtttcAGTGCGTCCAGTTAAGTGGCCTAGCTAACCGCGTTAGCTATGCTAGTGATaactctgtttttcttatgAATTTGAATGCTCATTGAAAACGCTACAACATTTTTACAGTGCCATAAAACCAACCGACGTCTTGGGGCTAAGATTAAGCAAATTATTCAGTCGTATCTTTACcataaaatagaaattatgTTAGCGTTACAATGCTAACCAAGGCTATGCAGCTGGGCTAGATGGCTAATGAACGCTAGCTGCTGCGTGGGTGTGTGCCAGAGAATGTTAGGTGAGACAATTTATCTGTAGTTTACTGCCTATTTTCTTCGTGAAATATGCAATTAATATCTACGTTATTGACCCGTTATTATTcagatgacgatgatgataataataataataaaattcaTTCATTACAAAATCACATATAAATCCTTTATATTTTAACTTTACAAATTATAAAGTGAGAATAATAAACCATATTAAACTACAAGTCATAATGTAAATACCCCCAGTTTGTGCGTCTCATATCATAATATTTGAGTCATAGACATCCAGTTTTTGTAAAACACCAGATACATATAAGTGTGTTATTTTGTAAGGAATTTTAATATATTCCCAAGTAATATTGCaaagaaaaatattgaaaaaaaaacaaacaaaccagtaTATACCAGTAAGACTAATTTCTAAATTTTGGTTCTTTTTCTACAAATTCATCAAGGAGATTCATAGAGACATGACTGGCCACCAGCGTTGCTTGGATTaggaaaagcaggagaaagtTGGAAAAAAGGGTAAAagtattttctgacattcaACAGACAGAATATTTATTCATACAGACGGCTGGAAAAGTCTTTAAGGATTCTGGAAATACCGTTAGTATTGTTAAGCAACCTTTTCTTGCTGTCCTCAGTATGCCTGCTGAACGCAAGCGCTCAATAAACATGGATGAAAAAGACGTTTGCACCTTCAGTAAcaaggaaaaagagaaggacagagatgGTGAGAGAAGACCAGCATCTGCTCGAGACAAAGCTAAAGACGAGGCCAAGATGAGCGGCAAAAAAGAAAGTggcaaggaggagaagagaaagcgccttgaagaggaaaagaagaagaaagaggaaaaggagcgcagaaagaaggaggaggaaaaacagaaagcagaggaggaacagaagaagaaagaagaggaggagaagaggcagcaggaggagcaagagaagaagctgcaagaggaggaggccaaAAGACAACGTGAAGAGGAGGCAGCTCTCCTGAAGTAAGTGATGCTGAACTTTGTTATTGTCATATTTTACCACCAATGTGCCTCAAAGCCTGAGTGATGGAGTTTGCATCAAAAATCACActttttcttctcattcagAACTCAGACATGAAATCTGTGGATTGACGACCATTTACCTGCTTAGATTTCACAGAAAAAACGTTTATAACTTCAGATCTTTCCTGTTAGTTAGTTAAGTTTCAGAATGTCCCATCAGCATGGGACACAGACACTCTCCTCTTCGTGTTCATGCACAGATATtataatgaatgaattaaaaaaaaacttttcatttctcacaAGCTTTCCTAGAAAGTGTGTCGTACAGCTCACATGCAAATTGATAGTATTTCTGAGTAACCCACCTTATTCTGAAAATAAGCATATGTGTCATGTCTGGCTAAGATGAATAATGActttgacaaaatgtgaaagCTGGGAGAAAAGCCTGGTCAAGGTTAAGGATGTGTTGGTGTATGTTTTGTGCAAAGCAAGGCCCTTAGACATGTTACAACTTTGGCTTAATTTGCTTAATGCTTGACAGCATGTTGATATCAGGACGTCTGGCTTGTTAGAAAAGGCCTTAAAAGGAAGTGATGTATTTACAGTTAATATATGTCAGCTTTATGTTTCCTGCATCCAGACAGGCTGTGTACCAATTACATGACAGGAAAGCCGAATCCAGTCTAAGCACCCTCTTACTGTCGTCTTGTTTTCATCACAAATCATTCTCCATTTCtacagggagaaggaggaggggcaTCAGCTGCACCAGGAGGCCTGGGAGCGCCACCACTGCAGGAAGGAACTCCGCAGCAAGAACCAGAACGCCCAAGAGGGTCGGCCCGAAGAGGCTTTCTTCAGCCGTCTGGACTCCAGCCTTAAAAAGAACACCGCCTTTGTCAAGAAGCTGCGTACACTTACCGAACAGCAGCGCGACTCGCTGTCCAATGACTTTGCCTCGCTGAACCTGAGCAAGTACATCGGCGAGGCTGTGAGCTCTGTCGTGGAGGCCAAGCTGAAGATCTCTGATGTAGGCTGCGCCGTCCACCTGTGCTCCCTCTTCCACCAGCGGTACACTGAGTTTGCTCCGTTACTGTTACAGGCGTGGAAGAAGCACTTTGAAGCGAGGAAGGAGGACAAGGCGCCCAACGTGAGCAAGCTGCGCACAGACCTGCGCTTCATTGCCGAGCTTACCATCGTTGGCCTCTTCACAGACAAAGAGGGCCTTTCGCTTATTTACGAGCAGCTGAAGAACATCATTGGGACCGACCgggagacacacactcatgtgtCGGTGGTAATCAGCTTCTGCAAACACTGTGGGGATGACATTGCCGGTCTGGTGCCCCGCAAGGTGAAACTGGCTGCAGAGAAATTCGGCTTGAGCTTCCCTCCGAGCGAGATAatcagcacagagaaacagcagccCTTCCAGAACCTGCTACGGGAGTACTTCACATCACTCACCAAACACCTGAAGAAGGACCACCGCGAGCTGCAGAACACCGAGAGGCAGAACAGGTGAGCACGCCACCACAGGTAACCCAGGTCAGTGCTCCTTTTGTTGTTCACTTTAATAAGACCTcgacattttctcctcttcaggcGTATCCTACATTCCAAAGGGGAgctgagtgaggacagacacaaGCAGTATGAAGAGTTTGCCACTTCCTACCAGAAGCTGCTGGCCAACACTCAGTCTCTAGCTGATCTGCTGGATGAAAACATGCCAGAGCTGCCTCAGGACAAGACTGTGCAGGAGGGTGTGTGACCCGTCTTTTCccctttgtttttattttaaatgatgtcAGATAGTGACTCCTGTCAGGTGAacgtttgtttgtgttttgtttataaCGTTGTCTTCTCCCTGCCCTCTCAGAGCACGGTCCCGGCATCGATATTTTCACTCCCGGTAAGCCCGGAGAGTATGACCTGGAGGGGGGGATCTGGGAAGATGAAGACGCTCGGAACTTCTACGAGAACTTGGTGGACCTGAAGGCCTTCGTCCCTGCCATCCTCTTCAAGGACAACGAGAAGAGCAGCCAGGGCAAAGACAAGGACGATGCCAGAGGTATGTTTTAGACATCCGCggacagatgaagaaagaggTTCACACTGAGCTGTATTCTGACTTCTGTGTTCAGATGGCAGAGAGGCGAAGGACACGGCCAGCACCACGGAggaactggagctggagctggaggctcTGGACATCGCAGACGAACCTCTCGAACTGGAGGGACCAGACGAGGCAGAAAATGAGGAACTTGCCAAAAAACTGCTGGATGAGCAAGGTAAACACATCTCTGAACTTCAACGTGATGGTAATCGTACATGTCTTCTAAACACACTTCATAATCCTCCGAGTGTGATCTGactatttgaactgttttgTGTCCATCATGACACCGacctgtgtgtgtccctcagTCTAAACTCATCTTGTGACTTTCTCTCCTATGTCCTGTAaatgaatataatataatgcagtgaatctttttgttgttctttattTCTAAACTCTTTATTTTGGTCTGGTTATGTttagtttttacagttttattgtGGATAAGTGGATGTTTATAAacctttatttttgtatttatagaACAAGAGGATGAAGAGGCCAACACCGGCTCTCACTTGAAGCTAATCGTGGACGCCTTCATCCAGCAGCTCCCCAACTGTGTCAACAGAGACCTCATAGACAAGGTGATGAGACACAAAGGGGAATGACTGCGTTCTGCGTGGTGTTTCCGCCTGACCTCTGCTTGATGATTAGCTCTTACATGTTACACATCGGTAGAAATGAAGAATATCAGGGTGCTGATGGGTAAGGGCCTCTGCATCTTGAAAATTATAAGCCCTGTGTTGACTCCTGCAGGCTGCCATGGACTTCTGCATGAACATGAACACCAAATCTAACAGGAGGAAGCTTGTCCGAGCCCTCTTCACCGTCCCCCGGCAGAGGTAAAGCTCTATTCATTTGTTAACGACGGGTGGGGAGACAGCATCACCTGACGCTACAGATCACATCAGACTGGCACAGTTAcagactagctggtgaagattgtggagcatttagcagatgtttttctcaggagttggtggagaccaataACAGAGCTGATAGAAGACTGGCTATTGGACTTTGATTcagctgaaacatgaaatgaatcaTAGTGTTGCTCTGGGTCTGCTCGGCACGTAAACAGGCAGCTAACAAAGCAACTTTAATTCAAgataatatgtcaatgttgtgttttagcAGAACTGTCTTCAAGTCCATTGTCACATTTCACAAACCTAACTTCAGCGATGGTGTGTTGGTGGCCTCAACCCAATACTGTCCCTGAACGCATCCTGTGTAGACACAGATGgagagctgaagctgctgctgctgctctgctaacacGCTGCTTTAACTACACCGCATGTTACACTTCTATTACTGTCGACAAAATCcatgaaaaaccaaaaccaatAATGTCAGAACGtacagtctgtctgtggctctctgcTCCAGGAACAACACTGAGgctcactgttgtgtttttaagaggaATGGAGCTGATGATATATCAGGCTGTGATACACAGTGTACTTGTTAGCGGATACAGTCAtcattggttttggtcttttcatgagatttgtaGATAGAAAAATATGGAACGTCAACAGCCTTATCCTCTACCATCGTACACCACCAGGGGGTGCTATCATCCTAATTAATGTCTGCAGATCAGAGGAGCATTgactctttctcctcctgcaggttgGATCTTCTGCCCTTCTACTCTCGCCTGGTGGCGACTCTTCATCCCTGCATGTCCGACGTGGCCGAAGACCTCTGCTCCATGCTGAAGGGAGACTTCAGGTTCCATGTAGGTCCTCCCCTCAGTTTCTTGTGACTGGAGAAAACCAATTTGGGTTTGAAACAAATGTATGACACAAGTTAGAGGGTGTGAGtccatgtctttctttttttaattaaactatGTCTGATACttttttctcatgtgttttcttattaGTGATGTTCACAAAGTCTCCAAACGCAAACTAGCAGGACtctactgtttgttttttatgacaGCATCGTGAATTATTAATTATTCCTGGTAATAattttgttgtgctgttgttggTGCTGTAGATTCGGAAGAAGGACCAGATCAACATcgagacaaaaaataaaactgtgagATTCATCGGGGAGCTGGCCAAGTTCAAGATGTTCTCAAAGACGGACACGCTTCACTGTCTCAAGGTGGGTGGAAGAAGCTTCATTATCTCTGAGCTGCCAGACTTCAGCGCTTCAACGggagaagtctgtgtgtgtgaacctctGCCTCTGCACCTTTGAGCATCTGGCATCTTTCCAGGAGattaactgtaaataaaaacacagataaaacaatAAGACCAATGAGAAAGACATGCAGAGAAGGCTGAGGTGCTTTTTACGCCCTGACTaatgtctgcagtgttttgtgttcTGTGTATAGACCCCACCTCCACCAACAAGCCAGGGCAACCTGTAatactgatgttttcatttcaggcttGTGAGATTTATGATATAATAAAGAGAATCAAATTGTTAGATGAAGAAGACAGCTTTCATGTGAGTTACAGGTCGTAAAGGTGCTTTTTGCTGTAAGCAGAGGACAACAATCATGTCTCTGTTTTGAGAAAGACAATAGCTGTGGATCTTTTGAGTGATCGTTATCTCGAGCACGGAGCAGATCTTCGTTTGTTCAGCAGCCCGTGCACTCGAACAGGAAGCACCGGTACTGTAACGATAAGCGCCAGCGGTGGCTGGAATATCTGGAGAGGGGAGGCATTATTTGTGTGATAGAAACTTTTTAACTTGTCCTGTGCATTATGGTGGCTCATACTGTGGAAATGAATGTCCTTTTAAAGACCCCCTCCAATGGACATCGAGTCTTTAACCCTGTTCATGTGTCCGTGTGGTGTTTTTATATCACGATCTGCAGTGGACCAACAGCGTTTCACACCTTACAAACATGTGAGGAATCGATCTCATCTACCTGCAGGGCGGCGCTTTTCATATCACACGTTATTAGCTGTttggtgaagtgtgtgtgtgtgtgtgtgtgtgtgtgtgtgtgtgtgtgtgaccccacagatgctgctgtctgatttCACCCATCACCACATCGAGATGGCGTGCACACTGCTGGAGACCTGCGGCCGCTTCCTCTTCAGGTCCCCCGACTCTCACCTGCGTACCAGCGTCCTGCTGGTGAGTACACGTCATCGCTGCAGGTCGACGGTTTGATTGATGATTTTGTCATCCAGCTGATACTCAACTAAACTCCCGAATATCAATGCCAGCTCTATCAGCTCTATTGGCTCTAGTGACACTGCAGTCGTGTCTCACTGTAAACAGCTGATATTTTGTCATATTCTGTCTGCTTTCCAGGAGCAAATGATGCGTAAAAAGCAGGCGCAGCATCTGGATGCCCGCTACGTGACCATGGTGGAGAACGCCTACTACTACTGCAACCCCCCGCCCGTGGAGAAGACGGTGAAGAAGAAGCGGCCGCCGCTGCAGGAGTACATCCGCAAGCTGCTCTACAAAGACCTGTCCAAGGTCACCACTGAGAAGGTGCTGAGGCAGACCCGCAAGCTGCCCTGGCAGGACCCCGAGGTCAAGAGCTACCTGATCTGCTGCATGGTCAACATCTGGAACGTCAAATACAACAGCATCCACTGCGTGGCCAGCCTGCTGGCCGGCCTGGTGATCTACCAGGAGGACGTGGGCATCCATGTGGTGGACGGCGTGCTGGAGGACATCCGGCTGGGCATGGAGGTAAGGCCAGAAACATGTAAGGCTGGAAATATGAGCTGATGCAGGAATACAAACTCAACCAGCTGCTAGTGTTTCGTGACACTTTTGACAGCTGGCTGTCAGACGTGTGAAGAACACGGACATGTTGCAGGACACGAGAATGCCGCGTGGCAGCATCCTGAGCTGAAGTCATGCGGCTTTGCACGACACTTGAAACTGTTTCACGTGGTTGAATCTACAGTTCaggctctgacagcagcagcagcgtgtaAAAATGTTGAGCAGCACACGCTAGAAGTCATGCTTAAGGCGTGTGTCAGATCTACCCCCCGACTGACCCCGAAGGAAAACTGAATTCTTGGCTGAAGCTGAAAAATGTCACAGGCTGCTTTACAGAAAGGTTTCAactttctgctcattttcttttctaatttttctaaatatttcaATGTTTTAGTGATTGGCACTttgcaaaatgatttttttttaattgcacatGATAAAATATGGATAATTAAGTACAGAGTTTCAGTGAAGTGTAGCCTTACTTTGGTAAGATTTTAACTTGTATTGATTTTACGAGTGAGTACTTTTACCGTGCTTTATagctacttttactcaagtacaggatctgaatacttcctccgCCCCTCCTCACTCTCAGGTCAACCAGCCCAAGTTCAACCAGCGGCGGATCAGCAGCGCCAAGTTCCTGGGCGAGCTCTACAACTACCGCATGGTGGAGTCGGCCGTCATCTTCCGCaccctcttctccttcatctaCTTCGGGGTCAATCAGGACGGCAGCCCCAGCTCGCTGGACCCTCCGGAGCACCTTTTCCGCATCCGCCTGGTGTGCACCCTGCTGGATACCTGCGGCCAGTACTTTGAGCGGGGCTCCAGCAAGAGGAAGCTGGACTGCTTCCTCATCTACTTCCAGGCATGTCTGCCCCTCACGCGCCTCCTGTCTTTAGTTTTGGATTCTCAGTATCTCCCTCAGTCCAGCAGTTCTTTTTTAAAGCTTCAGGTCTGAGAGTGTTCAGCCGTGTCACTCAGCACCCCTAAATAATAGACTCAGACCTTCACTCTGTAGTGAGCAGTAAACTGAGGTTTGGGATACTAAATCATGGCCGTCACCCGCAGCAGTGTACAAACCACAGACAACACTTTTCACTCCATTTTTGGGAATTTTATGAGGGCACTACATATAGAGCTGTGGTTCCACATCGGTGGGGGTCCGTTCTGAGaaatccaagaaaaaaaaacaaacacatttactctTAACTCAAAATGAGTGAATTTCCtgaacagcattttcattttgaggcACATTTCCTGCTTCCTGGTGCGTAGAGGTGCTGTAAGATGAAATCTGTCAGTGCCGGTGTTACACCATGTACGATTAATATTAATGCTATTCAGTctttaaaataaatggaaaaaagacaaagtatGCGACAGTATTTAGATGCTGCATGTGTTCATCTTCAATCAGACCAGATTATCTAGTCTGATAATCTTCAGCAAGTCTCTTCTAAACTtggaaaaactgctttttgttGCCCGTTGCTGTCCTTGTGCCTCTCAGGTTCTGTATTTTGTGCTCATATATGTGAGTGTTGAGATGTTACTACCCTCTGCTGCCAGTTCAGCCAGGCATCTCTGACAGAAGATAACAGAATAGTCGGATAAAGGCTCTTTGGTTCAAATGAcgttgtgtgtgtctgcagcggTACATCTGGTGGAAGAAGAGCACGGACGTTTGGACCAAGGACCACCCGTTCCCCATCGACATCGATTACATGATCAGCGACACCCTGGAGCTGCTCAGGCCCAAGCTGAGGCTCTGCTGCTCCCTGGAGGAGGCCACCAAGCAGGTCGCCGACCTGGAGAGGGAGGTGCTCGTCAAACTAGGTACCAGAGATACAATGTACACATATCTGAAGGTGAATGCGAGACGCTGTGCTCTACATCCAGCTTGTAATTAGCGCGAGTGTACGAAGGATGTCTGTGTGGCAGGCGGTCTCGCCGGTTGCGCCGCTCTCTGTCGCCCCGGCCGAGCAGCATTCCCCGGCGTGTAGGAGGACGACTGTGCTGCATCACTCTTCACTCGCTCTTTCTGCCAGACACGTTCAGCTCACCGAAACACGCACATTCCTAACACATGCAGTCACTCGAAGGGCCCCGAGCTGTTAGGGATGATAATTAggaatgatgatgaatgatgtgGAGTCTCTCTCAGGTGGCTCGCCCAAAGAGATTGTCCTCAGCAGAAACGTTATTTCTAGTTTGTCTTCTTTTCCTTCGTGCTTTTTGTTTTATACCACCGTGAGCTGAATATCTCTGCGTATTGGGCTGAAACCAGCAGTGTGACTCGTCACCTCGGCCTCTGGAAACCTGTGACAGCCttcagctcattggttcctgctgGAGATGTGAATCTTCCAGAAAGAGTCACAAACAGGTCACTGCCCTCGTTCATAACATCCAGCAGTGTGCAGACAGTGAGTGACAGCTCGTTAAGTAGGGACTCCTGTTAAATCCTCACTTGCCCACCTGCTGTATGTGAAGCGTCGGTGAACTTCTGGCCATGTGAGTTTTCTATCTGAACCTTAAAAGAACGTGAAGCTCGGTCTGACGGCTTTGCTGCGTTCTAACCTGTAATGAAGGCTTAGATCCGAGCTCTGCTGCAGAGCGTGATGCGACTCATCAAGAATgcaaacaaaagagaagaagatgacGTGACAGGCGAGGAAGAAGGAAACGCAGCAGGTGCATCTCACTCTGCAGCGCAGGAACGGCTTTGTTTCACAGTTTCAAGGTGTTGACTTGGAATGTGGAGAGAAAAATGTAAAGAGCAGCCCCACCCTCTGAGAGCGTGGCACGCTGTGACAGTGTTTGAGTGGTGGAAGAGGCACTCTGATCCGTTAATGAGGTAAAATTACTGCTGTAACAATAAAATGCAGTGCTGGAAAATGGACTTAAGTATCAAAGGATAAGCAGAAGAAAGGCCATGTGACAGACGCATGATTGCATTGTTAACGCTGATGCATCGACGTGTGagcagcattttgttgtttgctgctaGTTTGAACTTTTTTACATGCAGTTCGGACGTTTATCTCGTTGGTTCTGCACCGAGGAGTCGAGCATCATCCCTCCGGAgtgtcacaagataaatctgaggggtcgtgaGGTTATTaatgggagagaaaagaagaagaagcaaagtcCTGATGCGCGAATGTTCATTCAATGTTTGGGTTTTTCGTCTTTGTGAAACATTGTGTGCATCAAGCTGTTGTGTAAATGAAGACGTGTGAGATGTTCAGATGTGACAAAGAGTCTCAGCTCGACACTGATTCTTTGTAAGGGGTCGgtctgtctgcccgtctgtctgtctgtctgtctgtctgtctgtgagatCTTTGATGTCTGTggtcatgtgtgtgcgtgcagttgCGTGTGGATGTGCGTGTGGTTTCGAGGCAGAGAAAGTGATTGATGAGGCCGACGGAGGCCCTCGAAGCTAAACACTGGTGCCATTGTTTTACCTTTCATACTTTGACCGGGATCAGGCATTCCTCAGTCCCGGAGTCACACAGAACCTGATCTTCAGCTTCAGCCCGCCCGCCCGGCttcatttctttgctgtcactgtgtaATTAGACTCTGTAATTGGTTGTACTTTTCATCCAGGTCGGCCGGTAACGCGGCCAATGAAACAGTAATTCCCTCCATCTATTTATAGCTGAAGCTTCTGTTTGAGTGAAGCTGCTTGGCGAGGAGGCCCTCATGATAAAATCTGTCATAACATGATCTGATGACTGTTTGTGAATCACTTCCTCAGGAGAATATTTTGTGTCCTGGAGTCGTTTTTCACGTTTTTCTCAGCAGAGTTTGAGCTTCCTCACctcatgtgttcacatgtgtgttttcctgaagGCCTGGCCATGGGGAAGGACGGCCGCTCCAGCGCCATGAGCGAAGGGGAGGGTCTCGACGAGGAAGACGACGATGGCGACGACGACGAAG contains:
- the upf2 gene encoding regulator of nonsense transcripts 2 isoform X1, whose amino-acid sequence is MTDVCFATLCSMPAERKRSINMDEKDVCTFSNKEKEKDRDGERRPASARDKAKDEAKMSGKKESGKEEKRKRLEEEKKKKEEKERRKKEEEKQKAEEEQKKKEEEEKRQQEEQEKKLQEEEAKRQREEEAALLKEKEEGHQLHQEAWERHHCRKELRSKNQNAQEGRPEEAFFSRLDSSLKKNTAFVKKLRTLTEQQRDSLSNDFASLNLSKYIGEAVSSVVEAKLKISDVGCAVHLCSLFHQRYTEFAPLLLQAWKKHFEARKEDKAPNVSKLRTDLRFIAELTIVGLFTDKEGLSLIYEQLKNIIGTDRETHTHVSVVISFCKHCGDDIAGLVPRKVKLAAEKFGLSFPPSEIISTEKQQPFQNLLREYFTSLTKHLKKDHRELQNTERQNRRILHSKGELSEDRHKQYEEFATSYQKLLANTQSLADLLDENMPELPQDKTVQEEHGPGIDIFTPGKPGEYDLEGGIWEDEDARNFYENLVDLKAFVPAILFKDNEKSSQGKDKDDARDGREAKDTASTTEELELELEALDIADEPLELEGPDEAENEELAKKLLDEQEQEDEEANTGSHLKLIVDAFIQQLPNCVNRDLIDKAAMDFCMNMNTKSNRRKLVRALFTVPRQRLDLLPFYSRLVATLHPCMSDVAEDLCSMLKGDFRFHIRKKDQINIETKNKTVRFIGELAKFKMFSKTDTLHCLKMLLSDFTHHHIEMACTLLETCGRFLFRSPDSHLRTSVLLEQMMRKKQAQHLDARYVTMVENAYYYCNPPPVEKTVKKKRPPLQEYIRKLLYKDLSKVTTEKVLRQTRKLPWQDPEVKSYLICCMVNIWNVKYNSIHCVASLLAGLVIYQEDVGIHVVDGVLEDIRLGMEVNQPKFNQRRISSAKFLGELYNYRMVESAVIFRTLFSFIYFGVNQDGSPSSLDPPEHLFRIRLVCTLLDTCGQYFERGSSKRKLDCFLIYFQRYIWWKKSTDVWTKDHPFPIDIDYMISDTLELLRPKLRLCCSLEEATKQVADLEREVLVKLGLAMGKDGRSSAMSEGEGLDEEDDDGDDDEEGGAETEEQSGNESEMNEQEEDEASENEEEEREEEEEENTDYLTDSNKENETDEENNEVTIRGGGLKHVACAEDEDFIQALDKMMLENLQQRSGETVKVHQLDVAIPLQLKSQLKKGGSGQPCLGEGDPDISDTMQFVMLTRKGNKQQYKILNVPLSSHLAANHFNQQQAEQEERMRMKKLTLDINERQEQEDYQEMMQSLAQRPAPANTNRERRPRYQHPKGAPNADLIFKTGGRRR